One window of Chryseobacterium indologenes genomic DNA carries:
- a CDS encoding 2,3,4,5-tetrahydropyridine-2,6-dicarboxylate N-succinyltransferase encodes MSLQQTIENIWDNRDLLQNEDSQKAIREVISLVDKGELRTAEPTENGWQVNEWVKKAVVMYFPIQKMETIEVGPFEFHDKMPLKRNYAEKGVRVVPHAVAREGAYIAPGVILMPSYVNIGAYVDSGTMVDTWATVGSCAQIGKNVHLSGGVGIGGVLEPLQAAPVIIEDDCFIGSRCIVVEGVHVEKEAVLGANVVLTASTKIIDVTGDTPIEIKGRVPARSVVIPGSYTKQYPAGEYQVPCALIIGQRKESTDKKTSLNDALRDNNVAV; translated from the coding sequence ATGTCGTTACAACAAACTATTGAAAATATCTGGGACAACAGAGATTTATTGCAGAATGAAGACAGCCAGAAGGCGATTAGAGAGGTTATTTCTTTGGTTGATAAAGGTGAACTTCGTACAGCAGAGCCTACTGAAAACGGATGGCAGGTAAATGAATGGGTGAAAAAAGCAGTAGTAATGTATTTTCCGATCCAGAAAATGGAAACTATTGAAGTAGGTCCGTTTGAATTTCATGACAAAATGCCTTTAAAGAGAAATTATGCTGAAAAAGGGGTGAGAGTTGTACCACATGCAGTGGCAAGAGAAGGAGCTTATATTGCTCCGGGAGTAATTTTGATGCCATCTTATGTAAATATTGGGGCTTATGTAGATTCAGGAACAATGGTAGATACATGGGCAACTGTAGGAAGCTGTGCACAGATCGGTAAAAATGTTCACCTGAGTGGTGGTGTAGGTATTGGTGGAGTATTGGAGCCGTTACAGGCAGCTCCGGTAATCATTGAAGATGACTGCTTCATCGGTTCAAGATGTATCGTTGTAGAAGGAGTTCACGTAGAAAAAGAAGCCGTATTAGGTGCAAACGTAGTATTGACAGCTTCAACAAAAATTATCGATGTAACAGGAGATACACCTATCGAAATCAAAGGAAGAGTTCCTGCGCGTTCAGTAGTAATCCCTGGAAGCTATACAAAACAGTATCCGGCTGGAGAATATCAGGTTCCTTGTGCATTGATCATTGGTCAGAGAAAAGAATCTACAGACAAGAAAACATCTCTGAATGATGCATTGAGAGATAATAATGTAGCGGTTTAA
- a CDS encoding glycosyltransferase family 87 protein, which translates to MKEKFLKILLNPKYIFGVYLIISVVTAISKYLRGDYAINNYLIFKNVFFNTIHQKNLFIHYPDLYFDLNHYGVFFSALIAPFAMMPDWLGISLWNIANTFIFIYGIYKLPFSDSKKAIFGLLCLQEYITAALSLQFNVALTGLLLLSAVYIYERKEVKSVTAILIGIFVKIYGIVGLTQFFFIKNKTKFILSGIAIAILFFVLPMAYSSPQFVIQCYSDWFQSIVEKNSENQVLGNMQDISLMGFVRRILGDASISNLVFLAGGLPLFALPYIRIKQYKHYAFQLMILASTLLFLVLFSSSSESPTYIIAVVGVLIWFFLQKERTPLIIGLLVFVIIFTCFSTSDLFPKFVKENYIIKYSLKAVPCIVIWLRVIYELLTKDFEKNYSLN; encoded by the coding sequence TTGAAAGAAAAATTTCTTAAAATACTATTAAACCCTAAATATATATTTGGGGTTTATCTTATTATATCCGTTGTTACAGCAATTTCCAAATACCTGAGAGGAGATTATGCGATCAATAATTATCTGATTTTTAAAAATGTATTCTTTAATACCATTCATCAGAAAAACTTATTTATCCATTATCCTGATCTTTATTTTGATTTAAACCATTATGGCGTGTTTTTCAGTGCATTGATTGCTCCGTTTGCCATGATGCCGGATTGGCTGGGAATTTCACTCTGGAATATTGCCAATACTTTTATCTTCATTTATGGTATTTACAAACTGCCGTTTTCAGACAGTAAGAAAGCAATTTTCGGACTGCTTTGCCTTCAGGAGTACATTACCGCTGCTTTAAGTTTACAGTTTAATGTAGCACTGACAGGCCTTTTACTGTTATCTGCAGTCTACATTTACGAAAGAAAAGAAGTAAAATCTGTAACCGCAATTTTAATAGGAATATTTGTGAAAATCTACGGAATTGTGGGGTTGACACAGTTTTTCTTCATTAAAAATAAAACGAAATTTATTCTTTCAGGAATTGCTATTGCAATATTATTTTTCGTTCTTCCAATGGCGTATTCAAGCCCGCAGTTTGTGATTCAGTGTTACTCAGACTGGTTTCAGTCTATTGTAGAAAAAAACAGTGAAAATCAGGTGTTGGGAAATATGCAGGACATTTCTTTAATGGGATTTGTAAGAAGAATCTTAGGAGATGCCTCCATTTCGAATCTTGTGTTTTTAGCAGGCGGATTGCCACTTTTTGCTTTGCCTTACATCAGAATTAAGCAATATAAGCATTATGCTTTCCAACTGATGATTCTGGCTTCAACATTACTGTTTTTGGTATTGTTCAGCTCAAGTTCAGAATCTCCAACTTATATTATTGCGGTTGTAGGAGTGCTGATATGGTTTTTCCTTCAGAAAGAAAGAACACCGCTTATCATAGGATTGCTAGTTTTTGTTATTATTTTCACGTGTTTTTCTACTTCGGATCTATTTCCGAAATTTGTAAAAGAAAACTATATTATCAAATATTCATTAAAAGCTGTACCTTGTATTGTAATCTGGTTGAGAGTAATTTACGAGCTTCTGACTAAAGATTTTGAGAAAAATTACAGCCTGAATTAA
- a CDS encoding glycosyltransferase family 2 protein, translated as MKKISIVIPAYNEEGNVAMIHQKIKEVFDGLPNYDFEIIFVNDGSRDNTQQKLEELSNQYDEVKFIEFSRNFGHQPAVKAGMDSALGNAVISMDGDLQHPPEIIPEMIQKWEEGYDVVFTFRTYPKEISFFKRKTSDLFYKLLSSLSDVNLTKGGGSDFRLLDARAVDVMRNFNEDDLFLRGLTSWMGFKQIGIDFTAAERLSGKSSYNLKKMFTFAFTGITAFSVKPLYLAAYLGFLFSALSVIGYGAYVVHSFIAKTEISGWASLIMTIVFFGGLQLIILGIMGIYLGKIFKQVKDRPNYIIKNKNF; from the coding sequence ATGAAGAAAATTTCAATTGTAATTCCTGCCTATAACGAAGAAGGAAATGTCGCAATGATCCATCAGAAAATTAAAGAAGTTTTTGATGGCTTACCTAATTACGACTTTGAAATCATATTTGTAAATGATGGAAGCAGAGACAATACACAACAAAAATTAGAAGAGCTTTCCAACCAGTATGATGAAGTGAAATTCATTGAGTTTTCGAGGAATTTTGGACATCAGCCTGCGGTAAAAGCAGGAATGGACAGCGCTCTGGGAAATGCAGTTATTTCGATGGATGGAGACCTTCAGCATCCGCCGGAGATTATCCCTGAAATGATTCAGAAATGGGAGGAAGGCTATGATGTGGTTTTTACTTTCAGAACTTATCCTAAGGAGATTTCCTTCTTTAAAAGAAAAACATCAGACTTATTTTATAAGCTTTTATCAAGTCTGTCAGACGTTAACCTAACAAAAGGAGGCGGCTCAGATTTCAGATTACTGGATGCCAGAGCAGTGGATGTAATGAGAAACTTTAATGAAGATGACTTATTCCTCAGAGGACTGACAAGCTGGATGGGGTTTAAACAGATTGGAATTGACTTTACCGCTGCAGAAAGACTTTCAGGAAAAAGCAGCTACAATCTTAAAAAAATGTTCACCTTTGCCTTTACGGGAATCACTGCTTTCAGTGTGAAACCATTGTATTTGGCAGCTTATCTGGGCTTTTTATTCTCAGCACTTTCAGTAATCGGATATGGTGCATATGTGGTTCATTCCTTCATTGCAAAAACAGAGATCTCTGGTTGGGCATCATTGATTATGACTATTGTTTTCTTCGGAGGGCTTCAGCTGATCATCCTCGGAATCATGGGGATTTATTTAGGTAAAATATTTAAACAGGTGAAAGACAGACCTAATTATATTATTAAAAACAAAAATTTTTAG
- a CDS encoding polysaccharide deacetylase family protein, producing the protein MVLLSFDIEEFDMPLEYKGEIPFEKQISISQTGLERILDILKKHNAKATFFSTVVFAENSKHLIERLLSEGHELASHTWFHSEFEDKHLKESREKLEELFSTRVTGLRMPRMMPVDEKEVERAGYSYNSSINPTFLPGRYNNLKVSRTYFKEGNVTQVPASVSPNFRIPLFWLSFHNFPLFLYKKLASDTLKKDNYLNIYFHPWEFAEIKDEAFKLPGFTVKNSGKEMVERFDSFVGWLKAKGHTFGTFQEFQKQIQR; encoded by the coding sequence ATGGTTTTATTGAGTTTTGATATTGAAGAATTTGATATGCCATTAGAATATAAGGGTGAAATTCCCTTTGAAAAGCAGATTTCAATTTCACAGACAGGATTAGAGAGAATACTCGATATCCTTAAAAAACATAATGCAAAAGCTACTTTCTTTTCTACCGTAGTTTTTGCAGAAAACAGCAAACATCTTATTGAAAGATTATTGAGCGAAGGTCATGAACTGGCTTCTCACACGTGGTTTCACTCAGAATTTGAAGACAAACATCTCAAAGAATCAAGAGAAAAACTGGAAGAATTATTTTCTACCAGGGTAACCGGATTAAGAATGCCGAGAATGATGCCCGTAGACGAAAAAGAAGTTGAAAGGGCAGGATATTCATACAATTCATCCATTAATCCAACGTTTTTACCGGGAAGATATAACAATTTAAAAGTTTCCAGAACCTATTTCAAAGAAGGAAATGTAACACAGGTTCCGGCCTCTGTGTCACCGAACTTCAGAATTCCACTGTTTTGGTTAAGTTTCCATAATTTTCCGTTGTTTTTGTACAAGAAACTGGCTTCGGACACCTTGAAAAAGGATAATTATCTTAATATTTATTTTCATCCGTGGGAATTTGCAGAGATTAAAGATGAAGCCTTTAAACTTCCTGGATTTACAGTAAAAAACTCAGGAAAAGAGATGGTGGAAAGATTTGATTCGTTCGTAGGCTGGCTGAAAGCGAAAGGGCATACATTCGGTACATTTCAGGAATTTCAAAAACAGATACAACGATGA
- a CDS encoding glycosyltransferase family 4 protein: MKIAFDAKRFFHNTSGLGNYSRDLVRILSEYEPGNEYLLLNKNKSERGKEILERPNVHFIENSKGNFSRQLKMGKDAQKQGADIFHGLSGELPLKWDSKPIKKVVTIHDLIFVRYPQYYSFFDRRIHFWKFKKAANIADKIIAISEQTKRDIIRYLKVPETKIEVIYQGCHHAFKEQQSPELMEAVKDKYNLPERFILNVGTIEERKNLLNVVKAIKGTEIPLVVVGRKTKYYQKIENFLKKNKMEKQVLFLEGVSMDELACLYKQADIFVYPSFFEGFGIPVIEALFSKTVVVTSNTSCLPEAGGKDSVYINPDSDLDIRAKLKFLWENASERKRREEKGYEFVQKFNDEPIAKQLMNFYQKII; this comes from the coding sequence ATGAAGATTGCCTTTGATGCAAAACGGTTTTTCCACAACACATCCGGATTGGGAAATTACTCAAGAGATCTGGTAAGAATACTTTCTGAGTATGAACCGGGTAACGAGTATCTGCTGCTTAATAAAAACAAATCAGAGCGCGGAAAAGAGATCCTTGAGCGCCCGAATGTTCATTTTATCGAAAACTCAAAAGGAAACTTTTCACGCCAGCTGAAAATGGGTAAAGATGCCCAAAAGCAAGGAGCTGATATTTTCCATGGTTTATCCGGTGAACTTCCTTTAAAATGGGATTCAAAACCTATTAAAAAGGTGGTTACCATTCATGATCTAATCTTTGTGAGATATCCACAGTATTATTCTTTTTTTGACAGGAGAATACATTTCTGGAAATTTAAAAAAGCTGCTAATATTGCCGATAAAATCATTGCTATTTCAGAACAGACCAAAAGAGATATTATCCGGTATTTAAAAGTTCCTGAGACTAAGATTGAAGTCATTTATCAGGGATGTCATCACGCTTTTAAAGAACAGCAGTCTCCTGAACTGATGGAGGCTGTAAAGGACAAATATAACCTTCCTGAAAGATTTATCCTCAACGTAGGAACCATTGAAGAACGTAAAAACCTTTTGAATGTCGTAAAAGCAATCAAGGGTACAGAAATTCCTCTTGTAGTAGTGGGAAGGAAGACCAAGTATTACCAGAAAATAGAAAACTTCCTGAAAAAAAACAAAATGGAAAAGCAGGTATTGTTCCTGGAAGGAGTTTCTATGGATGAACTTGCCTGTCTTTATAAACAGGCAGATATTTTTGTCTATCCGAGTTTCTTTGAAGGCTTCGGAATCCCTGTCATTGAGGCACTTTTCTCCAAAACTGTTGTGGTTACAAGCAATACAAGCTGTCTGCCGGAAGCAGGAGGAAAAGACTCTGTCTACATCAATCCGGATAGTGATCTTGATATTAGGGCCAAACTCAAATTTCTCTGGGAAAATGCATCTGAGAGAAAACGCCGTGAGGAAAAGGGTTACGAGTTTGTTCAGAAGTTTAATGACGAACCCATTGCAAAACAGTTGATGAATTTTTATCAAAAAATTATCTGA
- the hisG gene encoding ATP phosphoribosyltransferase, producing MSKLKIAIQKSGRLYEESLQLLKDCGIFVNNGKDQLKVSVDNFPMEIMYLRNSDIPQYLEDGVVDVAILGENLLIEKGKNIKTIQKLGFSKCRVSLAVPKEVETDELSYFQGKKIATSYPNTLKNFLEKEGITSDIHVISGSVEIAPNIGLADGICDIVSSGSTLFKNGLRETVTLLKSEAVLAQTPQLSPEKEAILEKFVFRIKAVLKAKNSKYILMNVPNEKIQKVSEVLPVLKSPTVIPLAEEGWSSIHSVIDEERFWEVIDELKDNGAQDILIIPIDKMVI from the coding sequence ATGAGTAAATTAAAAATTGCAATCCAAAAAAGCGGCCGGCTTTATGAAGAATCTTTACAGCTTCTCAAAGACTGCGGAATCTTCGTCAACAACGGGAAAGACCAGCTCAAAGTTTCAGTAGATAACTTTCCGATGGAAATCATGTACCTTCGCAATTCAGACATCCCGCAATATCTGGAAGATGGAGTGGTGGATGTTGCTATTCTAGGTGAAAATCTCCTGATAGAAAAAGGTAAAAATATAAAAACAATCCAGAAGCTTGGATTTTCAAAATGCCGTGTGTCACTGGCTGTTCCCAAAGAAGTGGAAACCGATGAACTCTCTTATTTTCAAGGTAAAAAAATTGCCACTTCTTATCCAAATACCCTTAAAAACTTTCTAGAAAAAGAAGGAATCACTTCAGACATTCACGTCATTTCAGGTTCCGTAGAAATAGCACCGAATATTGGTCTGGCAGACGGGATATGTGATATTGTAAGCTCCGGAAGCACATTATTCAAAAACGGGTTGCGTGAAACGGTTACTTTACTGAAATCAGAAGCTGTTTTGGCTCAAACACCTCAATTATCCCCAGAAAAAGAAGCAATTCTGGAAAAATTCGTATTCAGGATCAAAGCTGTTTTAAAAGCAAAAAACTCAAAATATATTCTGATGAATGTTCCCAATGAAAAGATTCAGAAAGTATCAGAAGTTCTTCCGGTATTGAAAAGCCCTACAGTTATTCCTCTTGCAGAAGAAGGCTGGAGCAGTATTCATTCTGTTATTGATGAAGAACGCTTTTGGGAAGTCATTGATGAACTGAAAGATAACGGTGCGCAGGATATTTTAATCATTCCAATTGATAAAATGGTTATTTAA
- the hisD gene encoding histidinol dehydrogenase: MNIYRFPTKDNWKDLVKRPVLEQQEISGLISEIFTEVEKNGDKALIQFNKKFDKANTQRISVSKEEIEDAQKQVKDELKQAIQQAKENISVFHASQKQEIQKTETTQGVVCWRENRAVEKVGIYIPGGTAPLFSTVLMLAVPANLAGCKEIILCTPPDKNGNINPAILYAAKLCGVSEIFKTGGAQAIAAMTLGTESIPQVNKIFGPGNQFVVAAKEYAQRFGVAIDMPAGPSEVLVIADEQAVPEFCAADLLSQAEHGSDSQVVFITTDLKVFNETISAVDQQIKELPRNEFAAQALENSSFILVNSLEEALEFSNLYAPEHLILAINDFEKYIPEIQNAGSVFLGNYSCESAGDYASGTNHTLPTNAYAKNYSGVSLDSFVKKITFQHLSKEGLQNLGKAIELMAEAEGLLAHKNAVSIRLK, encoded by the coding sequence ATGAATATATATAGATTTCCCACAAAAGACAACTGGAAAGACCTGGTAAAACGTCCTGTTCTGGAGCAGCAGGAAATTTCAGGACTTATCTCAGAAATTTTTACAGAAGTTGAAAAAAACGGAGACAAAGCTTTAATACAGTTCAATAAAAAATTCGATAAAGCAAATACTCAACGTATTTCGGTTTCCAAAGAAGAAATTGAAGATGCACAAAAGCAGGTAAAAGATGAACTGAAACAGGCAATTCAACAGGCAAAAGAGAATATTTCAGTATTTCACGCTTCGCAAAAACAGGAAATTCAGAAAACAGAAACTACTCAGGGAGTTGTTTGCTGGCGTGAAAACCGTGCAGTAGAGAAAGTTGGAATCTATATTCCGGGAGGAACAGCACCTTTGTTTTCTACTGTATTAATGCTTGCGGTTCCTGCCAATCTTGCCGGCTGTAAAGAAATTATATTGTGTACACCTCCGGATAAAAACGGAAATATTAATCCTGCGATTCTTTATGCAGCAAAGCTCTGCGGAGTTTCTGAAATTTTTAAAACAGGCGGTGCCCAGGCTATAGCGGCTATGACTTTAGGGACAGAGAGTATTCCTCAGGTTAATAAAATTTTCGGACCGGGAAATCAGTTTGTCGTAGCAGCTAAAGAATACGCCCAGCGTTTTGGGGTTGCGATTGATATGCCTGCCGGTCCGAGCGAAGTTCTCGTCATAGCAGATGAACAGGCTGTTCCTGAATTTTGTGCCGCAGATCTTCTTTCACAGGCAGAACACGGGAGTGACAGTCAGGTTGTTTTTATTACTACTGATCTTAAAGTTTTCAATGAAACAATCAGTGCTGTTGATCAACAAATCAAAGAATTACCAAGAAATGAATTTGCCGCCCAAGCCTTGGAAAACAGTTCTTTTATTTTGGTGAATTCTCTGGAAGAAGCTCTTGAATTCAGTAATCTTTACGCTCCTGAACACCTTATTCTGGCTATCAATGATTTTGAAAAATATATTCCGGAAATTCAGAATGCGGGCTCGGTTTTCCTTGGAAATTATTCCTGTGAAAGTGCCGGAGACTATGCAAGCGGGACCAACCACACGCTTCCTACCAATGCATATGCAAAAAACTATAGCGGAGTCTCATTGGATAGTTTTGTAAAGAAAATAACCTTCCAGCATCTTTCAAAAGAAGGTCTTCAGAATTTAGGGAAAGCCATAGAGCTTATGGCTGAAGCAGAAGGTCTCTTGGCCCACAAAAATGCAGTATCCATAAGATTAAAATAA
- the hisC gene encoding histidinol-phosphate transaminase, which translates to MKNNSIKTLVRENILQLQPYISFRDHNEFNAPVMLDANESPFGECNRYPDSTQKKLKNRLAGLKNISPSQIAIGNGSDELIDLIIKIFCEPKKDAILMMNPSFAMYGFYATINENKVLKLDLDESFEIVKEKFLKVADDSSLKIFFLCSPNNPTGNSVDDIEFYLQNFNGIVVVDEAYIEFSGKKSSIELLDQYSNLIVLQTFSKAWGIAGARVGMAYASEEIISLINTVKAPYNVNVLSQELILKTLDDESSLQENVNRILEERTWLKQQFEGITCILEVFSTDANFFLIRMENIDNVYGKMLEEEILTSRRDPAIPGCIRINVGNREENEKLINLLKRI; encoded by the coding sequence ATGAAAAATAACAGTATCAAGACTCTGGTAAGAGAAAATATATTACAATTACAGCCCTACATCAGTTTCAGGGATCATAATGAATTTAATGCACCCGTTATGCTGGATGCGAATGAAAGTCCTTTTGGGGAATGTAACCGCTACCCGGATTCCACTCAGAAAAAGCTTAAAAACAGGCTTGCAGGACTTAAAAATATTTCACCTTCACAGATCGCCATAGGAAACGGAAGTGATGAGCTGATAGATCTTATCATTAAAATTTTCTGTGAGCCTAAAAAAGATGCCATTCTGATGATGAATCCGTCCTTTGCGATGTATGGTTTTTATGCAACAATCAATGAAAATAAAGTATTGAAGCTGGATCTTGATGAAAGCTTTGAAATTGTAAAAGAGAAATTTTTAAAAGTTGCGGATGATTCATCTCTTAAAATTTTCTTTTTATGCTCTCCTAATAATCCTACCGGAAACAGCGTTGATGATATTGAATTTTACCTTCAGAACTTCAACGGTATCGTAGTAGTAGATGAAGCTTACATAGAATTCTCTGGAAAAAAATCAAGTATTGAGCTTTTGGATCAATATTCGAACTTAATTGTACTGCAAACGTTTTCCAAAGCATGGGGAATCGCCGGAGCAAGAGTAGGAATGGCTTATGCATCCGAGGAAATTATCAGCCTGATCAATACGGTAAAAGCTCCTTATAATGTAAATGTATTGAGCCAGGAACTGATTTTAAAAACATTGGATGATGAAAGCAGTCTTCAGGAAAATGTAAATCGCATTTTGGAAGAAAGAACATGGCTGAAGCAGCAGTTTGAAGGAATTACATGCATTTTAGAAGTATTTTCCACAGATGCGAACTTCTTTCTGATCAGAATGGAAAACATAGATAATGTATATGGAAAAATGCTTGAAGAAGAGATTTTGACCAGCAGAAGAGATCCTGCCATTCCAGGATGTATCAGGATCAATGTAGGAAACCGTGAAGAAAATGAAAAATTAATTAATCTTTTAAAACGTATCTAA
- the hisB gene encoding bifunctional histidinol-phosphatase/imidazoleglycerol-phosphate dehydratase HisB: protein MKKVLFIDRDGTLIIEPPTDFQVDSLEKLEFYPGVFQYLSKIANELDYELVMVTNQDGLGTESFPEENFIKPQEKMLQAFENEGIVFSDILIDKSFESENLPTRKPGIGMLGKYIYGNYDLENSYVIGDRSTDVQLAVNLGAKAIYLNKNFNEEAQLSTTRWEEIYQFLKSGMRKAKVSRKTNETDIEIEVNLDGNGKSDISTGLHFFDHMLDQIARHGNMDLKIKVNGDIAVDEHHTIEDTGIVLGEAIVKALGKKKGIERYGFLLPMDDCLSQVAIDFGGRPWLVWDAEFKREKIGDVPTEMFFHFFKSFTDSSKSNLNIKAEGDNEHHKIESIFKAFAKAIKMAVNQSDTNYSLPSTKGSL, encoded by the coding sequence ATGAAAAAAGTACTCTTTATAGACCGTGACGGAACATTGATTATTGAACCGCCTACGGATTTTCAGGTAGATTCTCTGGAAAAGCTTGAGTTTTATCCGGGAGTCTTCCAATACCTGTCAAAAATTGCCAATGAACTGGATTATGAACTGGTAATGGTAACCAATCAGGATGGGCTGGGAACGGAGAGTTTTCCCGAAGAAAATTTTATAAAACCACAGGAAAAAATGCTGCAGGCATTTGAAAATGAAGGAATTGTTTTTAGTGATATTTTAATTGATAAAAGCTTTGAATCCGAAAATCTTCCTACCAGAAAACCAGGAATCGGAATGCTGGGAAAATACATCTATGGCAACTATGATCTTGAAAATTCTTATGTAATTGGTGATCGAAGTACTGATGTTCAATTAGCTGTAAATTTGGGTGCTAAAGCTATTTATCTTAATAAAAACTTTAATGAGGAGGCACAGCTGTCTACAACGAGATGGGAAGAGATTTATCAGTTCTTAAAATCAGGAATGAGGAAGGCTAAGGTATCCCGGAAAACCAATGAAACCGATATAGAAATTGAAGTCAATCTCGATGGAAACGGAAAATCAGATATTTCAACCGGACTTCATTTTTTTGATCATATGCTTGACCAGATTGCAAGACACGGAAATATGGATCTTAAAATTAAAGTTAATGGAGATATTGCCGTAGATGAGCACCACACTATAGAAGATACCGGAATTGTGCTGGGAGAGGCTATTGTAAAAGCTTTGGGAAAGAAAAAAGGGATTGAAAGATATGGATTCCTGCTTCCAATGGATGACTGCCTTTCTCAGGTGGCTATTGATTTCGGTGGAAGACCATGGCTGGTTTGGGATGCTGAATTTAAAAGAGAGAAAATAGGGGATGTCCCAACAGAAATGTTCTTTCATTTCTTTAAATCGTTTACAGACTCCTCAAAATCCAATCTGAATATCAAAGCAGAAGGAGATAATGAACACCACAAAATTGAATCTATCTTTAAAGCCTTTGCGAAAGCTATTAAAATGGCAGTAAACCAATCAGATACTAATTACAGTTTGCCTTCTACAAAAGGAAGTTTATAA
- the hisH gene encoding imidazole glycerol phosphate synthase subunit HisH: protein MIAIIKYNGGNVNSVQNALNRLNVDSVITDDPEQILKADKVIFPGVGEASSTMKLLKEKELDLLIPGLTQPVLGICLGMQLMCKANEEGNTEGMGIFDINVRKFPSRDIVPHMGWNTLSGKTSPLFSGINEDRDVYFVHSYYCELSDFTTSVCDYILPFSASLQKDNFYAVQFHPEKSGMVGNQIVRNFINL from the coding sequence ATGATTGCTATAATAAAATACAACGGAGGAAACGTTAATTCTGTTCAGAATGCGCTCAACAGGCTGAATGTTGATTCTGTGATCACAGATGATCCTGAACAGATTTTAAAAGCAGATAAAGTGATCTTTCCAGGTGTTGGAGAAGCTTCTTCAACGATGAAACTGTTAAAGGAAAAAGAACTTGATCTCTTGATTCCTGGCCTTACACAGCCTGTTTTAGGAATATGCTTAGGTATGCAGCTGATGTGCAAAGCTAATGAAGAAGGAAATACCGAGGGAATGGGGATTTTTGATATCAATGTCAGAAAATTTCCATCAAGGGATATTGTTCCGCATATGGGTTGGAATACGCTTTCAGGGAAGACTTCACCATTGTTTTCAGGGATAAATGAGGACAGAGATGTTTATTTTGTTCACAGCTATTATTGTGAATTGTCAGACTTTACAACGTCTGTTTGTGATTACATCCTGCCATTCAGTGCTTCATTGCAGAAAGATAATTTCTATGCAGTGCAGTTTCACCCTGAAAAATCAGGAATGGTGGGGAATCAGATTGTCAGAAACTTTATAAATTTATAA
- the hisA gene encoding 1-(5-phosphoribosyl)-5-[(5-phosphoribosylamino)methylideneamino]imidazole-4-carboxamide isomerase — protein MKIIPAIDIIDGKCVRLSKGDYSTKKIYNEDPVEVAKEFESFGIQYLHLVDLDGAKSKHIVNQKVLENIAASTSLHIDFGGGLKTQEDIETAFNSGAKQITLGSIAVQDPEFCFQMLEKYGSEKIILGADCENRKIKTSGWLEESNHDIVDFILQYQEKGMQTAICTDISKDGMLQGPSTGLYIEILYKTSVQLVASGGISGIADVYKMKDIGCAGTIIGKAIYEGKISLQQLQNFIENA, from the coding sequence ATGAAAATAATTCCGGCTATTGATATTATTGACGGGAAATGTGTCCGTCTGTCAAAAGGTGATTACAGCACAAAAAAAATATACAACGAAGATCCTGTAGAAGTGGCAAAAGAATTTGAAAGCTTTGGAATTCAATATCTTCATTTAGTGGATCTTGACGGGGCGAAATCGAAACACATTGTCAATCAAAAGGTTTTGGAAAATATCGCTGCTTCAACTTCACTGCATATTGATTTTGGAGGAGGGTTAAAAACTCAGGAAGATATTGAAACGGCCTTTAATTCCGGGGCAAAACAGATTACTTTGGGCAGTATTGCTGTTCAGGATCCTGAGTTCTGTTTCCAAATGCTGGAAAAATACGGTTCCGAAAAAATTATTCTGGGGGCAGACTGCGAAAACAGGAAGATTAAAACCTCCGGCTGGCTGGAAGAAAGTAATCATGATATTGTTGATTTTATTCTTCAGTATCAGGAAAAAGGAATGCAAACCGCAATATGTACCGATATTTCAAAGGATGGGATGCTGCAAGGTCCGTCCACAGGACTGTATATTGAGATTTTATACAAAACATCCGTTCAGCTCGTAGCAAGCGGAGGCATTTCAGGCATCGCTGATGTCTATAAAATGAAAGATATCGGCTGTGCCGGGACAATTATCGGAAAAGCAATTTATGAGGGCAAAATAAGCCTGCAACAACTTCAAAACTTTATTGAAAATGCTTAA